CCGTGGCATTGGCATTTTCGGGACTGCGGAGCTGTTGCAGCACCTGGCCCAGGGTGGTTACCTGCACCTGAAAATCGGCCTGTTGCAGATTGGCGTTGTCGCTCTTGGCCGTGGCAATATCACACTCCAGATCCTTGAGGCTGAAATAGATAATGGGTACCGTTGTACTGTTGGCTCCCGTCACCACCTGGGCAAAGAACAGGGGCACAAACAGGGGAGTATTCTCTGCCACCTCGGTGCCTTGGGATTTCAGTAAATCCAGTGCTGCCCCCAGTTGATCGCGATCGGGAAAATAGATAAAGGACGGTGGCTCCCCCGTGGGGGCTGGTTGCTGGTCACAGCCTTCCTCTTGGCTCAGGCAGTAAATTTCCCCTAGGGAAATGCGGGCCACTGACACATTGCTGGGCAGGGTAGGATTGTCGGTGCGAATTTGCTCTAAATCCGCTTGGGCATCTTGGGGGTTCATGTAAATGCGGGAAATGGCCACCTCACCGCCACTCTGGGTTTTGATCGGTTC
This region of Prochlorothrix hollandica PCC 9006 = CALU 1027 genomic DNA includes:
- a CDS encoding Tic22 family protein → MRTLFNFNQPSLNPLSPNRFTSPLHHLSNALRQSSAVGALALGTWLATLTPSLALTPSQLGEKLGTVPVFTIGIMEENSVTFLEEPIKTQSGGEVAISRIYMNPQDAQADLEQIRTDNPTLPSNVSVARISLGEIYCLSQEEGCDQQPAPTGEPPSFIYFPDRDQLGAALDLLKSQGTEVAENTPLFVPLFFAQVVTGANSTTVPIIYFSLKDLECDIATAKSDNANLQQADFQVQVTTLGQVLQQLRSPENANATELSFVPIQRSANGTCTAP